The nucleotide sequence GAAGAACTACTGAGACAAGTTGCAGATGCTGATGGAAAATCCACCGTACTTCAGTCTACTGTGCAAAGGTCATATTCGTTTTGCATGACATATAATCCTTGTCCAACAGCCACAGTCTTATAACTGACCAACTTTCAGTACTGTTATTGGTGTGATATTTCTTGGCTACCAGGTGGTTAATTCATTATCTTATAGCCGCCGTCTTTTCTTCTTCATTAGCACAGGCTGGAAGAAAGTCTAACAGAGAGAGAGGGTACTTTGCTTCTAGAAAGGCAAGAAAGTGAGGCAATCAAGAAATCACTCGCTGAAGCTCGTGGAGAAAATGAAGAATTAGTCCATAAAACTGAAGTTGCTGAAAAGGACATTGCTAGGTTTCAAAACAACATCGAAAGGTCTATTGCCTAATTCCTTGGATTGCTGTTTCCTATGCTTGATTGCACTCGAAAACCAGCTTCAAGTCTTAACTCACAATTTAGACTATCATAATCCTAATAATATGAATGCTGATTATTCTTGTCAACTGACAATTTGACAGACTTGAAGAAGCTGCAAGAACATTTGAGACTTCATTGCTGGCTGAAAAACAGCACAGTGCTGCAATCATGTCACAGTTAGCTGAAACAAAGGAGGAAATTGAAGAACTGCAAAAGAAGTTTACAGATGCCAATAGGACAAATGACACGCTTCAAGATTCTTTGAAGAGGTTTAACTCTCACGTCGCATTAATTATTCAATGTAATCATACTTCTACTATTATACAGGCATCAGTTGATGTTCCAGTTAACAATATACTGTATCACTCACATTCATCCAAGCTCTAATATTCATGTTTGTTTTTGCAAATATACAATCTTTTTGGTGAACAAAATAGCAATAAAATGACGCAACAaggaaaataatgaacattttatgGGCAAGGTAGTCAGCATCTCAATATTAGTTCCAGTTAACAACCTGACTATTAATCATAATATCATATATTCTTAACATTATGATGCTTCTAGTTTGTTCCTACTTATATATATTCTTGGAAAAAAAGGCTTAAAATTAAGACATGATTTTAAAGATGGAAAAGAACAGCCATGGCCCTGAATCCTTAGTTTGTATAATATAGAGGACAGTGAACCTGTTTGTTCAGGAAATCCTAGAGGATTGGTCATTGCTTGGGATAGGGTGATATGTATGTCTACGTAACTTTCTGTCTGTCAGATCTATAGCAATATGGCATCACCCATTTTTTACCTTTACTCCCGCCCCCAGTAGTACGAGCTAACCGCCGTTAACATTTTTCTTTACTGGATATAGGCTTGAAGAAACTGCAGCCGCAAGGGATGCCTTGCACGTAGCAGAAAAGAAAGAGCATGGTCAAACCAAAGAAGCGCTTTCTAAATCTCAGGAGAGAAATTCGGAATTGCTCAAGAAAGTTGATGAGTCTGAGAAAACTATAAATAAGCTGATGGAGAATGTCAAGAGGTTCTCGTCTTACTTCCATTATGCATTATTAGCAGCTGATCTTAGCTTTGTGAAAACTATAAGATTATCTCCCCAACTTGAGCTAATACGCATTTCATTTTTTACAATGAATGTAGACTTGAGAAACATGCAACATCAAGGGAGTCATTGCTGTTAAAGACAAAGCAAAATCAGGATGGCACAACAAAAGCACTAGCTGAAGCTGAAAAGAGAAACCAAGAGTTAATGAAAAGCTCTGAGGATTCAGATAAGAAAATTAGTCTGCTTGAGGATTCAGTGAACAGGTTTGATTTCATTCCTTTACAAATATTTATAACCGTTAAACAGCCTTGCAACTATTTCGTGTCCAACTAGTCTTTTGCCAGTTTCTCTGATTACCCCTCATCACAATACATCGTTATTGCATATGACCATATTAAGTGACCAACagtatttttctttttttgtgcATAGACTAGAAGAATGTATTGCAGAGAAAGACTCTCTATTGGCAACAGAAAGACAAGAAAACAATGCTACCAAGGAAGAACTAGCCAATGCCCAGAAAAAAACAAAGGAATTAGTAAATGAGTTACAACATTGCCAAGAAATCAGCAAGAGGTCTGACACTTCTCTTCGGTGGATACATGTCCCATATTTTCTCAATATTTTTATTCATTGTGATAGGAAATTCTCATTTTGATGTTCTCAGGCTTGAACAAGATGGTACTGCCAAAGATGCTTTACTGATATCAGAAAAACAAACACATGAGGCGACCAAGAAAACTCTGACTGAAACTCTGGGGAGAAATGAAGAGTTAATCAAGAAAATTCAGGATTCTGATAAACATAGTCTTCAGCTTCAGCTAACTATTGAGAGGTTGATAATCATTCTTTGCAGTATGTTCTTATTTAAGAAACTTTCTGAGATCCTATCAAGTAAATCATTCATCTTATGCTCTATCCCTCTTAATTAACTACATAGCTCTTTCAATGATTACAGGCTTCAAGAAAATGCATCTGCAAAGGAGGCTTTACTCTTGAGAGAACGAGAGCAAAACAATGCAACCATGAAGGTGCAAGAAGAAAGTCAAGAAAAAAATTCGCAATTACTAAAGAAATTTGAGGATGTTGACAAGAAAATTGACCTTCTACAAGGCACCATACAGCGGTACTTTATGCACCTATGTTTTTTAAGCTGTGTTTCGATATGTCGATGCATACTACATCTTCGTATATGTGATGCTGATATTTGTGATGCCATTTCTTTGTTGGTTCAATTCAGGCTTGGCGACCATACAGAGAAAGACACGTTGCTGCTATCTGAGAGACAAGAGAAGGATGAATTGAAGAAAGCACTCACTGAGACTGAATACAAAAATGAAGAATTAACGATAAAAATTGGTGAAACCAACAAAAAAATTGAGCATCTGCAAAACAGTATACATATGTATGTACCTTTGATTAGGTTTATGTGGTACAAGTGCATCATCTTAGTTTTTCATTGTTGGGACCTACCTGTCAGTGTCTCATTGTTCTCATCAAGGGGTAACAGAGTGACACGTCTGCTGCTACCTCTGCACCCAACATGTGCTCTCTACCTGGGCAGGCGGTACAGGTGTCCTTAGTTGACACCTTTTTTTCTGCTAGCTTGTGTACTGCATGCCCATGTAGAGAACCCTAGCCATGTCAGATGCTGACGTGGCAGCAGCTGTGTCACTTCTTTACACCTAGATGAGAGCAATGaggcactgacatgtgggctctatCACTTAAACTAACTGGAAACCAAAAATATGGAGTTGTGCAATACATCGTGACTTCATGTGGAGTTCTATGAAATTGTTTCCTAAATTTGTATTTTGTGATGgtttatactccctccgtaccgAAATACTTGTAGTTGGGGGAACTTGTACTAGTTTCCGTCAGCTACAAGTATTTCGGTAcagaggtagtactccctccgttcctaaatataagtctttgtagatatttcactatggaccacatacggatgtatatagatgcattttagagtgtagttcattcattttactccgtatgtggtccatagtggaatgtctccaaagacttatatttaggaacggagggagtacaacatatgTAGATTTTGCAAAATTAACTCCATTGGTTGTTAAACCCATGAGATTAAACAGTTGTTTCTGGCCGAAAACAGGCTTGAACAAGACATAGTGGCGAAAGATGCTTCTTTGGAAGCTGAAAAACAAGAAAATGACGCAATTAGGAAATCTCTTGTTGAAGCTCAGGAGAGAAATGATGAGCTATTTATGAAAATTAGAGACGGTGAATACAAGGCCCACCAGCTCCAAGATACTGTGCAAAAGTTGGTATTTTAACTTACTATCTGGCTTTCTACAGTTTTGTGCACTAAGTACAATTCCATCATTATCAGTCATCATGTTGTCCTTTTGGAGACTAACGTCTTCACCGATTAGGCTTCAAGTAGATGCCATATCAAGACTGTCTTCCTTCGTACTGGAGAAACAAGAAAGTGATGCTGTGAAGAAAGCACTTACTGAGGCTCGTGGAAGAAATGAAGATCTAATAAGGAGAAATGAAGACCTCCTTGATAGAAATGATGACCTTATCAAGAAAGTCGAAGAGCTTCAGGAGACCGTACAAAGGTATTCCTTTACAATATTTTTCTCATTTTTGGTAATTCATATGTCCAAATCATGCGCTCCTTTGTGATTACTTTTGATGGAACAACTGTATCCACAACACAGGCTAGAAGGAAAATCATCTAACTTAGAGGCAGAAAACCAAACTCTTCGTCAGCATTCGATTGTGTCGACTCCATCTACCGCCAAATCTCAAGCTTCATACTCTAAAATCAGTATGATCCATGTAATGTGCCTTCAATAGAGCTTACATTCGCATGACTGTTGAATGTTCTCATCTGATTTATTAGATGCATTTCAACAGAGAAGTCAAGAAAATGGTCATATTTTAAATGGCAACGTACCATATGCTGAAATGAGGTCCTCGTTTGGTACAGCAGAAACAAGACCCTATATGGTAGTTTAACCAAGCACACGCcagttttttatttttatattgTTTGATTGAGCAGTCATGACTTTTGTCGAAATAATATGGCAGGGTAGTGCCCCTGATTTGACTATCCACAGGGACTATGATACTGGGGAGAAAATGCAAAGGGTACTACTTAGTGAAGCATATCAGGTAGGCTGGTTGATACTTGCTTACCTGCCCACCCCTTCCCATTTGCTAAAATGCTTTTTTGCCCTTCTAAACATCAGCAGCCCCAGGATGATCAGAAGTTATTACTTAAGTACATTACCCAACATCTTGGATTCTCTGGGAGCAAACCTGTTGCTGCTCTTCTTATATACCAATATCTTCTTCATTCGAGATCGTTTGAAGTCACAAAGACAGGTGTCTTTGACAGTATCCTACAGGCTATAAACTCAGCAACAGAGGTTTGTAGCACTctgttaattatgtttaattacGCTATATAATGGTACTTGAGTAGCATCTATCCTGCGCCTTGTAGCATGATACGAGACAGCTTTATGCAGCCAATTTGCCAGTACCTGAAATCCAGAATCACTACATTTGCTCTTATATTAACTGACATTCCTCTTACTTCAAGGCTCAACATGACACGAGAAGCTTGGCCTATTGGTTATCCAACTTATCGACATTATCAGTTCTCCTGCAACGCTCTTTTAGAACTGCTAGGACAGCAACCTCAGTTCCATATAGACGAAAAATGTCGTATGATAGGATTTATCAAGCTAATCAAGCATCTGGGCTTGCTTATTTAAGTGGTCAATTATTGGATGAACCTGGTGCATCGCACCAAATTGATGCAAAATATCCAGCTTTGCTCTTCAAGCAGCAGCTTGTGGATCTGATTGAAAAGGTGTACGGGTTGCTAAGTGACAAACTGAAGAAGGAGCTAAATCCATTGCTTGAGCTGTGCATTCAGGTACTGCCTCTCTTGAGAAAAAGTAATCATCAGCTGTGAAACTTTGTTTGTTGAGAACCCTGTAATTATTGTAAATATTTAGGATCCAAGAACTTCTCAAGCAAAGGCCTCAGTGTCATCTGCTGGCTTGGGCCAACACAACCAACTCACACATTGGCTGGGCATCGTGAAAATCCTCAACAGCTACTTGTATCTGCTAATAGCCAACCATGTACGTGCTAAGTTATTACAAAAATCAGTGCATTATTCTTTTTTATCGATACAGTGCAGTATCAATTTGCGAAGTTATGAATTATGAGTGCAAGTCCACACTCAATCTCAATGTGCAGGTTCCAACAATTTTGGTCCACAAGTTGCTAACCCAAATATTTTCTATGGTGAACGTCCAATTATTTAACAGGTATAAGCGTATGTTTGCCCCCCACTACCAACTTGTTCAAACTTCAAAGGATAAGCTGTTCTAACTTACCTTCCTCTCCTTTCAAAAACAGACTCCTTCTGCGTCGTGAGTGCTGTTCATTTAGCAACGGAGAACATATTAGAGCCGGATTAGCTCAACTAAAACATTGGTGCAATGATGTTGCTCAAGAGGTTGCTCACTATCTTGTATTTATTGTTATGGAGGCTATTTTCAGATGCTGTTAGCTTATGTTTCAGTACAGCCTGCAGATTCAGCTTGGGAAGCACTGAGGCACATAAGACAGGCTGCCGATTTCCTGGTGTGTATTTCATATTTTTTTCATCTTAAGATAAGAAAACCTCGGTGGCTCTCAAGACAAACTGAATTGTAAGTAAGTTGAATTCCTGACATATTTTCCTGCTCTTTTTGTTCATCAGGTCATGTCCCGAAAACCAATGAGGACATGGAGAGAGATACGCAATGAAATTTGTCCGGTAAGTGCTTTTTGCTATGAGCAAGGATCTTGTTTTGTTAATCCTCCACTTTGTATGTTTGATCGTTTTACTCTCTTTCCAGGCTCTCAGCTTACAGCAGCTAGAGAGAATAGTTGGTATGTACTGGGACGATATGAATGGCACAAACGTGCTTTCAGCAGAGGTATGTTGATAGGCTGAATCGGCGTAATCAAAACTGTTTGCTGTTCGAAGTGTTAACTTGAGCATTGTTCCCTTCTGTTTGCAGTTCACATCAAGCATGAGAGTAACCTTGCATGAAGAATCAAATAGCCTCTCCAGCTTTTCAGTCCTTCTGGATGATGATTCCAGGTATGTACCACGACCAAAAAAGAAGACCCATGGATTCCATTGTTCGCGCCCCTTTGGAACAACAACCGTTGCTCCTTTTTCACCTCTGTTTGCATTTCTCTCTTTGCAGCATACCCTTTTCGCTCGACGACATCGCAAAGTCGATGCCGAACATCGAGGACACGGTGGAGAGCGACCTGATGCCCTTTATTCGTGAAAACCAGAGCCTTGCACTTATATTGCAAAGGAGGGACTGAGTAGTTCGCCGGCCTTCGGCGAACGAGGAGTGCCTCGCTCTAGGGTGTGTATATTCTCGTAGCACAGTAGTAGAAGATAGGATGCCATTTTAATGGTGTTTTCACCGAGAATTTCTAGGCTTCTAAAGCTGTTAATAATTGTTTGGTCAAGCAGTGGTGCGTCTCTTCTCAGGGCATGTTGCCTACAGCACCCTCTTCTCCATTCTTTGGGTTGGAGTAGAAGCTGTAATTCACCAAAGGTGATAGAAACATGTTAAATCTTACTGTCATCCCAGCCGCTTGGCTATATACAAGTTCACTTGCTGTACACTGACGGCAAGGGACACAACATGCCAGGGCTCAAGGCTGAACTGACTGACTGGATAATATTTCAACCATATGAACAGAAAACAGGGGATACAATTAATTAATCTTTATAACCCACTAGGTCGAAAATCCATCTATCATATACATGTACAATTCTTGAAACCCAACGAAAAAGGTGGGTCAAGTCTCATTAGAAGACCAACTGCTAGTATGAATTCAAGTCATGTTAGGAATTATTCTTGGGTTTCCTCCGGGGTTTCAAGTCGACCACGATTACAGTGATATTGTCCTGGCTTCCTTTCTTCAATGCAAGCCTCGTCAGATAGTCTGCAGCTGCCTGCGCGGCAGGGTCGGTGGATCCATCACCTCCATCTGACGACGATGTTGTGACGCTGTTGTTCTTGTGCCACTGTTGGATTTGCCGGCGTGCGACCTTGCACGCCTCTTCGTTCGACACGACGTCCCAGAGCCCGTCGCTGGCCAGAATGAGGCAGTCGTCATCTTTAGCCCGAGGAACAACCGTAACTTCTGGTTTTGAGATGATGTATGGCTTCAAGTATCGGTCACCTGCATCATCAGCAATTTCCAGTTCAAGTTAGCAGAGATTGCAATAAGTATGGACAAATGTTATCCAATGCACAGATAAATCAGCTTAGCTATCATAAGTTCAACTAAATCCCTATGATGTTGTCCAAGTATTTTATATGTACATCAGATTTGAGTGGCACAAGAGATGTGAATAAAATTGAGGCAGTCAGCACTTATAACATGAAAACAGCCAAAAGAATAGAGGGGCCGTTTGGATGGCGCCCGGGCCGCCACGCCAAATCGCGGACAAGCCAAAAAGATGGCGATGAAATTCACCGCCACGGATCTGCCCTGGCGTTGGCGCAGAAAACAAACTAGCGACCAAAATTTTGGCGTAGGCTAGAAATTTTGGCTCCCAACCAAACAGACACGCACACTGGCGGTCAACGCCCATATTTTGGCAAGGCGAGCGGCTGTCATCCAAACAGCCCGAGAGACTTCAGGTTTCCATAAATGAGGAATCTTAAAATCAAGGGAAAAAAGTGCTACGAGTTAAGTGTGCATTTTGCCACTGCCTAGTGCGTATCTCAATTAAGCGCACACAAGCATGATTACATGCTAGGCGTTCTGTTGTCGCCTAGCGGCTAGCGCCTACTGCTTAAAATGGTACCAAGTAACGACTAGCGCCTAATGCTTAAAATGGTACCAAGTAACGACTAACGAGAAATAACTCCTCAAGCACAGCTACTTTCCTGGATTTCAAACAAACCAGCAGCGCGCGAAGACATTTACCACTATCACACCGGGCCAAGCAATTTTGCGTCATactttgatgttgctatgattacAGTTTCAAACTCAACGGGTGGTCCTAAATATGACGCGTGTCATATGAAAAATAGCAACACATTGTACAAGATAAATTATAGCTGCATACCAATGGATCGTGACATAGCAAGTATGCCGGACACTCGGTGTCCATTCCATTGGATGACCTTGCCTCCCGCAGCCTCAATCCTGGCGCGCTCATCCTTCCTGTCAGGCTGAAACAACAAGGCATAATCAGATTAATAAACCCCAAATCATGGATGCTGTGGCCAATACCATGATGCTCACAAAACCATATCTACCTTCTGATCAATTGAGAGAGCAACAGGCTCCTTCCCGCGCGAGAGCACGATGCGAGAATCGCCGCAATTGGCGACCACTACATGAGAGGAGCACACTACCACTGCAACCGCCGTGGAGCCTACGTTCTCCGCGGCGATCGGGTCTGACCGGGGCTCTCCGTCGACGAGCCTGCTTGCAAGCCCTGACACCTCGTCGTCCACTGTCTGGAAACACCTGGTGAAGAGGTCGTCCCAGTGCTCCTTCATGTCCACATCGCTCATCTCCCCCAGATCGCTGGGGGGCTTCCTCAGCTCCTTGCTCAGCACGACGTGGAGCCTCTCCCGGCAGTAGTTGGACACCTGCGCGACGACAAGGGAATCCACAGATCGTCAGATCACGGGGCTAGCTCGGGTGGGGCCGCCCGGGGCGGCGACGAAtccaaggggaggggaggggggttcCAGACCCGGGCGTGCATACCTCGGAGCCGCCGTGGCCGTCGAAGACGGCGAAGAGGTGGGAGGGCAGGCGGAGCGCGTCGGCGTCGAGCCCGAGCCCTTCGAGGTCGCGGCGCCGGGCGAGCAggcgcacgggcacgtcggcgaaGCGGGGCACGGCGGCGCAGGCGTCCTCCATCTCCCCGCCGCGCCCCGGCGTGGCGACGCAGCCCCACACCGGCTCGCAGTCCATGAGGTAGACGCTCCTCTTGCCCCCCGCCACGAGCGCCGCCCGGCCGTCCCCGAGATCCAGCcgctcgaccccgccgcccgccgccgccgcgctctccGGATCGCGCGGCGCCGGCTCGTCCTCCCcgcagatcgccgccgccgccgccatctcggcCGACGCTAAAGAACCTCCGCCCGCCTCGCGAACTGAAAAAAGAACCAGTCAGCAGCCGACTCGCCGACGCGCCGCAGCCAGAGACACGCGCCGGAGGGGTACGGGAGGGAGGTAGCTATAGGTGGGGGGAGGAGTGGTGGGTGGAGCGGAGGAGGGTGGGGGGGAGGAGGGAGGATGACGGTGTGGAGCGCGCGCGCGTGTCCGGGGAGGGGAAAGGGaggtggggggagggggcgcgccgtACCGGGCAGGTCTTCTTCTCCTCCCTTCGCTCGACTCTTCCGGTGTGTCTGCTGCCGGAGGGGTCCGCGTGGCCGTGGCCGCTCCCGATATTATGTCTTGTCGCCCCGGGACACGGCTTCTGCTACCCTCACGCCACCCCCCGTACACTTGTTCACACCCGTGCTGATTTGTCACTTGCTTTTCCTTTCAACAACATACATTTGTCACTCGCTTTGTTTTCAAGAACGTACATCTGTCACTTGCCTTTTATGCTCGAGGGGAAAATGGATGGTGTTATTAAGAAGGCACACATGGGCTAGTTTGGGGATGCCTTGGTACATCGTGTGCTCTGCCTCTGCTCGTGAAATTTCACCATGtcggtactccctccgttcgggttTGTAAGGCATCAGAGCAAAATGGCCTCCGTTCCGTGCCCTTTGCACGGGCGCATTGTACTGGGCAATTGGTCGGTATGGTACTGTGGCCTGAAGCGGCGGCTTGCTCCCGGCGGTGCATGGGCCATGCAGGCGCGACGTGCGAAAATTATACACGTGGGCATTAGCACGTGCGGGGTGACCGGTGTAGTGTGCGACCAAAACGACATTTATTCTCTTCCGCACGTATTGTCCGTTTCGAAACTCAAATTCTCGACGACTGTTCTCTTGTTGCGTGTTGGCTCTGTGTTTTTTGCCCTCTAGGTCGAACCCGACAGACCCTTTCGAAGGGAGTAATCGTCGCAAAAAAAAAACCCATCGAAATAGTCTTGCATATTACAATTAACATCTGCCATTCCGAGGCGCGCTGGGTTAAAACTGTTTTATGATTTTGAGAAGCGGTGGGTGTCGTATGAAAAGTGGTGGGGGGAGGAGGGAGGATGATGGCGTGGAGCGCGCGGGCGAGGAGGGAGTAGGAAGGATGATGGTGGGTAATAAAAAAAATTATTTGAAGCAGGAAgaataaattattatttttttcgAGGGAGAGAGAATAAATTATTTGAGGCATGGATTTTAAATGAAAAAAAACCCAGGGATGCTGAAAATAAATTGGAACGTATCCTCCGATGGTGATACTATCCCGGCGGCCTTTTCGGGATGGGCGACACGAGCAGACAAAATTAATTGAACAGTAGGCTGCGGGGGACCTCAAGCCTGTGGCTGTGGAGCACACCACCACGTGTCCGTTGCCGTTGATTTTCTTTCCGAGGTAAAAGCAccccaggtaccctaacttgcacaacatgtgaTATTTTAGTCCTAAACTTGTAAAAATCAACCCCACCATACCCCAACTTGCACTGCATGTGACGTTTTAGTCCCAGGCCAATGACAGAACGACATGTGGCAGCCAGGTGGCTGGCCCGGTCGTCGCACGCAGTTTTGCAAAACGCCCCCTGCCATTTTCTCTAATCAACCCGCAGTATAGCACACCTGTCCAGTCTGTCACGGCTCTCCTTCGACTGCACCCCGTCGgccgccatggcggcggcggccaccGTGTGCTCGCCGCGCCCGTCCGCGGCGCTCCGGCCGCACCGGTCCGGCGACGTGGAGTGGGCGGCCATCCGCGCGCTCTCGGCCTCCTCCCCTGCGACCCCGCTCGGGCCCAGGGTCTCGTGGCGCTCTGTGCGCTCCGCCCCCTCGCAGGCCACCACGTTACAGATCTGCCGGCCGAGGTACACCTCAGACATGACCTGGTCCGTGCCGGCGGCGGCAGGAGCAACAGCTGCCCCCCGATGAGACTTCGGATGGGCCGCCGGAGCTGCCGCCCTCGAGGGAATCGAACATGGTGGAGTAGTAGTGCAGCGAGTCCAGGAATCGAACATGGTGGAGTAGTAGTAGTGCTCGGTGAAGCGGTCCAGGAATGTGCCGGAGTTGTGGTTCCCCTCCTGCTCCACCACGGTGACGATCCTCGGCCGCACGGCGCGCACGGTGCCCAGGACCTTCTCCATGGCGCCGGGC is from Triticum aestivum cultivar Chinese Spring chromosome 1B, IWGSC CS RefSeq v2.1, whole genome shotgun sequence and encodes:
- the LOC123142339 gene encoding myosin-17 isoform X2, which produces MAGTLNIVVGSHVWLEDKDLAWIDGEVFRIEGLNAHVRTTNGKTVTASISNIHPKDTEILPDGIDDMTRLSYLHEPGVLDNLAVRYAKNIIYTYTGNILIAINPFQRLPHIAEPSTMEKYKGANFGELDPHVFALADVSYRQMMNEEKSNSILVSGESGAGKTETTKLLMRYLAFLGGRSKTGGRTVEQQVLESNPVLEAFGNAKTVRNNNSSRFGKFVEIHFDKSGKISGAAIRTYLLERSRVCQINSPERNYHCFYFLCSAPSEDIKRYKLGDPSSFHYLNQSSCIKVDGMSDAEEYLATRSAMNTVGITEQEQEATFRVVAAVLHLGNINFVKGRDADSSVVKDEKAKFHLNAAAELLMCDREKLENALIKRKINTPEGVITTTVDPNSATVSRDGLAKQIYCRLFDWLVNRLNASIGQDAQSARLIGVLDIYGFESFKTNSFEQLCINFTNEKLQQHFNQNVFKMEQEEYNREQIDWSYIEFVDNQDVLDLIERKPGGIIALLDEACMFPKCTHESFSQKLYEKFKNNKRFSKPKLSRTAFTIQHYAGEVTYQSDHFLDKNRDYVVVEHEELLNASKCSFVSGLFPSAPEENTKSSKSSIANRFKGQLHELMETLSSTEPHYIRCVKPNNLLKPATFENINVLQQLRCSGVLEAIRISCAGYPTRKLFHDFLQRFRILAPEILKERNDDKVICRKILDKTELQGYQIGRTKVFLRAGQMAELDARRTEVRSKAARVIQSRYHTHVARQKFLAIRDTSVSFQSIVRVILACKRRAFLRNQVAALKVQKSVRWYLAFKSYSTMRCAAITLQAGLRAFGAYKEYVHRKQRKASIHIQARWRCHRDNSNYLKLKRSVLIYQCAWRRRIARRELRKLKMAARDTENLKVEKEKLEEHVEELTSRLGLEMKLRADLENSKAGEISKLQAALREMEHRVEEATAVQESESAKRAVEEALAQEREKITILTNEVEGIKVLLSREREENTATKNDLAIAQERCEDLNGKIEVADENIKQLRDTVKRFEENVTELESSLMTEKQHNEATRGELGEAHQRIEELLRQVADADGKSTVLQSTVQRLEESLTEREGTLLLERQESEAIKKSLAEARGENEELVHKTEVAEKDIARFQNNIERLEEAARTFETSLLAEKQHSAAIMSQLAETKEEIEELQKKFTDANRTNDTLQDSLKRLEETAAARDALHVAEKKEHGQTKEALSKSQERNSELLKKVDESEKTINKLMENVKRLEKHATSRESLLLKTKQNQDGTTKALAEAEKRNQELMKSSEDSDKKISLLEDSVNRLEECIAEKDSLLATERQENNATKEELANAQKKTKELVNELQHCQEISKRLEQDGTAKDALLISEKQTHEATKKTLTETLGRNEELIKKIQDSDKHSLQLQLTIERLQENASAKEALLLREREQNNATMKVQEESQEKNSQLLKKFEDVDKKIDLLQGTIQRLGDHTEKDTLLLSERQEKDELKKALTETEYKNEELTIKIGETNKKIEHLQNSIHMLEQDIVAKDASLEAEKQENDAIRKSLVEAQERNDELFMKIRDGEYKAHQLQDTVQKLQVDAISRLSSFVLEKQESDAVKKALTEARGRNEDLIRRNEDLLDRNDDLIKKVEELQETVQRLEGKSSNLEAENQTLRQHSIVSTPSTAKSQASYSKISMIHRSQENGHILNGNVPYAEMRSSFGTAETRPYMGSAPDLTIHRDYDTGEKMQRVLLSEAYQPQDDQKLLLKYITQHLGFSGSKPVAALLIYQYLLHSRSFEVTKTGVFDSILQAINSATEAQHDTRSLAYWLSNLSTLSVLLQRSFRTARTATSVPYRRKMSYDRIYQANQASGLAYLSGQLLDEPGASHQIDAKYPALLFKQQLVDLIEKVYGLLSDKLKKELNPLLELCIQDPRTSQAKASVSSAGLGQHNQLTHWLGIVKILNSYLYLLIANHVPTILVHKLLTQIFSMVNVQLFNRLLLRRECCSFSNGEHIRAGLAQLKHWCNDVAQEPADSAWEALRHIRQAADFLVMSRKPMRTWREIRNEICPALSLQQLERIVGMYWDDMNGTNVLSAEFTSSMRVTLHEESNSLSSFSVLLDDDSSIPFSLDDIAKSMPNIEDTVESDLMPFIRENQSLALILQRRD